The sequence below is a genomic window from Sphingobium sp. EP60837.
TGGAGCAGGTCGCGAAAATCTCGCCCTCCGGCGACAAGACCCCCACGCTGGGCCGTCATCGCAGCCTGTTCGATGAGATTTTCGGAAATATCGGCGCGGTGGGCGCCGGTGGTATGGGCGGGGCTGGCGGCGGCAGCAATACTGGCGGCGGCGGCGGTCCCAACGGCAGCTAAGCGTTGGGCAAGTACCTGACCCTTTTTCTCCGTTCATTACCGAACCGCAACGATGGACGCATGTAAATAGCGACTGTTGCTTAGAATCCACCATCTCCCGAGTCCCCCGAGCCTAATGCAGCGCGACTGGCGCGGACATGGTTATTGGATGCGATCCAAGTCTTTGTTCTGGTTAAGAAAGCCAATTAATCTTGGCTATTAATAAATAGAGACTCGCAACCTTGCCGGGTGAGGCATATGCTTCCATCATGTCCTCTGCAGTAAGCCAAAAGTAGTATTTCAGGCGCTGCATCTATGACATAGTCAAAAGGGTTAGGATAAAATTTCCAAGCCTTAACAAACTGTTAGCGGATATTGTCACTAACTCGAAATTTCCGCTCGCAGGTCAGGACTCTGACGGCACAAATGTGCTAGTCATAAGTTGTTGAAAGAAAAAGAAAGGGTCGCACTGCAGGCATTTAGTCACTGGTCTTTCATGCTTCGTTTGGGGCCTGCTAACGAACGTGAAAGGGATCATGAGGGGACTACCCAATGGCTTACCCAGTCAATGTGCGTCTGTTGTGCGGTAATGCAATCGTTCGAGAAGGTTTGAGCCGGATCCTTATGGATAGGGATTTCCGGGTCTGCCAATATCCAAATATTGCCACTGCGCTCCAAAAGGTGGAGGTCCCGGAAGAAGACACCGGGCCATCCTTGCTACTGATAGATAATGGCACTGAGGAGCTGGACGCGGACAGCGTTGAAGTCCTTCAGCGGCGATTCCCTTGCTCCTACCTGGTTGTCTTGTCCGACCGGTTTGACTTCCAGACTATGCTCAAGGCGTTCCGGCTGGGCGCGATGGGTTATATCATTAAGGAAATCAGCTGCGATCGCTTGGTTGCGACGCTGCAGCTGGTCGCGATGGGCGAACGGGTACTCCCGCCGCAACTCGCCGACGAATTGCAGTCACGGCCGACGTTGACGGATGCGCTGGAAATAGAACGTCCAGTGGATGCGGCCAGCCTGTCGGATCGCGAGCTTGAAATCCTGCGCTGGCTCATCATGGGATGCCCCAACAAGGTCATCTCCAAGCGGATGGACATCAGCGAGGCGACGGTGAAGGTTCATGTGAAGGCCGTGCTGCGTAAGCTGCGCGTCAAGAACCGGACCCAGGCCGCGATCTGGGCGGCGAACCATGGTATGCGCGGCCGTGTGTCGGAAATCGAACCGGCTATCCCGGTGGAGGTCACCATCCCCCATCCGGCTCAGCTTCCGCCGCTCGAAAGGCTCGCGGCCCCCCTCAGCCGCGTCTGATATCGCCCGCGGCCCATAAAGGGCCGCGGCGCTGCCCTCATGGTTAGAACTTACTTCAGATCGGCCGTCTCGGTTGAGGGGCGGCCGGCATCTCTGTGCCTGCCTGGCGCAGGGTTGCGGAGCTGGCCGACGCCACACTCTGGCACGGCCGCTCCGTAACCACATGGCGGCGAAAGATTGGGCGGCCTGTTGATCGGTTTGCAAAACTGCTATGCTTCCGCCGTCCAAGACTCACGGCAAAGGGAGAGGTCCCATGGCCACGCGCTGGACCATCAAGGGCAAGGAATTCGTGCACTGCAACTGTTCCTACGGTTGCCCGTGCCAGTTCAATGCATTGCCCACACATGGTCATTGTCAGGCTATCGCTGCAATAGATATCGAGCAGGGGCATCATGACGAAACTGATCTATCCGGGCTGCGCATTGGCCTGATCGTCGCTTGGCCAGGGCCGATCCATGAAGGCAATGGCCAGGCCGTGCCGATCGTCGATGAACGCGCCGATCTGCCTCAGCGCGAGGCGTTACTGCGCATCATGAGCGGCCTCGACACCGTGCCTGGCGCCACTTTCTTCCAAGTTTTCTCCACCACCTTCACCAAGGTGCATGAACCTGTCTTTGCCCCTATTGACCTGCGGGTCGATATAGACCGCCGATCCGCGCGGCTGGACATTCCAGGCTGGATCGACGCGCGTGGAGAACCGATCGTCAACCCGGTGACGGGGGAGGAGCATCGCGCGCGCATCAACCTGCCTCAGGGATTCGAATATGACGTCTGCGAAGTCGGCCGCGGCTGGGCGCGGACGCAGGGGCCGGTCGATGTGCAACTCAGCGATTCCCATGCCCAATTTGCGCAACTGCACCTGACCGAGAGCGGCGTTGTCCACTAGGCAGGCTTCCCCGCCCGGCCGGGCGGGGCTTGCCCTCAATCACCTGCTCTCCCGCCACAGCCTGATCGTCGGAGCCGCCTTGCTGGCGCTGGGGCTGATGGCCTGGGCATGGCTTCTGTCCCACCCCCATGCGCTCATGGCTGACATGCCTGCGATGCCGGGCAGGGACATGGCTGGAATGGAGATGGGCGGCATGACCATGAGTGCCGATCCCTGGTCCTTCGCCTATCTGGCCACGGCCTTCGCCATGTGGTCGGCCATGATGGTTGCGATGATGCTTCCCTCCGCCGCGCCGATGATCCTGCTCCATGCGCGGATCGACAGGTCCGACAGCGAGAGCATGCGGCTGCTGCACAGTCTTTTGTTCGTCGCTGCCTATGTCGCCCTGTGGACCGGATTCTCGGCCCTTGCCGCAGTCGCGCAGGCATTGCTGCTGCACAACGGCCTCTTGTCCGCCGCCACGCTTGCGCTCGACCAAAGAGGAGCTGCCTCGGCGCTTCTGCTGCTGGCAACCGCCTATGAGTTGACACCCGCCAAGCATCGTTGCCTCGAAAAATGCCAGTCGCCGCTCATCTTCATCCATCGCTATTGGAAGGCCGGCGCTGCGGGCGCATTCAGCCTCGGTATGCGGCATGGACTTTATTGCGTGGGCTGCTGCTGGGCCTTGATGCTGCTGCTGTTCGCAGGCGGCGTCATGAACCTTGCCTGGATCGCTCCGCTCACCATCCTGGCCGCCATTCAAAAGGTAGCGCCACCGCGCTGGCGGCTGCACCGCTGGACCGCGGCGCTGCTGCTCCTGCTCGCGGGCCTCCTCGCCATCCTGTGACGCTTAAGAACTGGCCGGTAGACGCCTGCCGCCTCCACCCCAGGTCTCGCGGGACTATGCCATCTGCACTCACTCACGCCAAAAACCGGATCGGCGAAAGCCGCACCGGATGAGGTTTGAGGGTCTTATCGTCAGGCGACGGGAGATCGGATAATGAAAGCAGATTGCTGATCGCTGCCAGCGTGATCCCGATCATGGGCTCATCCGATCTACGACCCGCCCGGACCTGGTGTACGCGTCGCTCATCACCGATCCGGAGAGCCATCTGATTGAGGTCTTGTCACGCCTGAACCGATCCCAGAGGCACCCCTTGGAGCCTCGTCCGGCGAAGCGGCGAGTTCTTCCAATTCCGTGTTGGAAAACAGCATCTGCCGATA
It includes:
- a CDS encoding DUF2182 domain-containing protein, which gives rise to MSTRQASPPGRAGLALNHLLSRHSLIVGAALLALGLMAWAWLLSHPHALMADMPAMPGRDMAGMEMGGMTMSADPWSFAYLATAFAMWSAMMVAMMLPSAAPMILLHARIDRSDSESMRLLHSLLFVAAYVALWTGFSALAAVAQALLLHNGLLSAATLALDQRGAASALLLLATAYELTPAKHRCLEKCQSPLIFIHRYWKAGAAGAFSLGMRHGLYCVGCCWALMLLLFAGGVMNLAWIAPLTILAAIQKVAPPRWRLHRWTAALLLLLAGLLAIL
- a CDS encoding DUF1326 domain-containing protein, with translation MATRWTIKGKEFVHCNCSYGCPCQFNALPTHGHCQAIAAIDIEQGHHDETDLSGLRIGLIVAWPGPIHEGNGQAVPIVDERADLPQREALLRIMSGLDTVPGATFFQVFSTTFTKVHEPVFAPIDLRVDIDRRSARLDIPGWIDARGEPIVNPVTGEEHRARINLPQGFEYDVCEVGRGWARTQGPVDVQLSDSHAQFAQLHLTESGVVH
- a CDS encoding LuxR C-terminal-related transcriptional regulator, which encodes MAYPVNVRLLCGNAIVREGLSRILMDRDFRVCQYPNIATALQKVEVPEEDTGPSLLLIDNGTEELDADSVEVLQRRFPCSYLVVLSDRFDFQTMLKAFRLGAMGYIIKEISCDRLVATLQLVAMGERVLPPQLADELQSRPTLTDALEIERPVDAASLSDRELEILRWLIMGCPNKVISKRMDISEATVKVHVKAVLRKLRVKNRTQAAIWAANHGMRGRVSEIEPAIPVEVTIPHPAQLPPLERLAAPLSRV